One stretch of Methanosphaera sp. WGK6 DNA includes these proteins:
- the pyrE gene encoding orotate phosphoribosyltransferase, whose product MTDYKSKLIELLKNNNVIKFGKFTLSSGKESDYYVDMKKAITEPEILECVAHLITEQIQDDNIDKIAGPALGAVPIATATSLISKKPMLMIRKEKKSYGTSKQIEGELLENDNVVIVEDVTTTGGSLLKAIKVIEENGGNITQAFVIVDREEGAQKTFEENNVQFKPLLTISEFKQYLDE is encoded by the coding sequence ATGACAGATTACAAAAGCAAATTAATAGAATTATTAAAAAATAATAATGTAATAAAATTTGGAAAATTCACATTATCCTCTGGAAAAGAAAGTGATTACTATGTTGACATGAAAAAAGCAATAACAGAACCAGAAATTCTCGAATGTGTAGCTCATCTAATAACAGAACAAATACAAGATGACAACATAGATAAAATAGCAGGACCTGCATTAGGTGCAGTACCAATTGCAACAGCAACATCATTAATATCAAAAAAACCAATGTTAATGATTAGAAAAGAAAAAAAATCATATGGTACTAGTAAACAAATTGAAGGAGAATTACTTGAAAATGATAATGTAGTTATTGTTGAAGATGTAACAACAACAGGAGGCTCATTATTAAAAGCTATAAAAGTAATTGAAGAAAATGGTGGAAATATCACACAAGCTTTTGTAATAGTTGATAGAGAAGAAGGTGCACAAAAAACATTTGAAGAAAACAATGTACAATTTAAACCATTATTAACAATAAGTGAATTTAAACAATACTTAGATGAAT
- a CDS encoding methanogenesis marker 5 protein, giving the protein MKVAIFPPNSMILADMIVRGGHEPLVVQSEMKQKVTSPEIDAPPFNMTEEDPIAGLKYAAIEVPSGVRGRMSLFGPIIEEAEAAIIMNEAPFGFGCVGCARSSELTVFSLRRRNIPILELDYPTSRDATVEMVYKINTFLDELNEKEAKSDD; this is encoded by the coding sequence ATGAAAGTTGCAATATTTCCACCAAATTCTATGATTTTAGCGGATATGATTGTTAGAGGAGGGCATGAACCATTAGTTGTTCAAAGTGAAATGAAACAAAAAGTTACTAGTCCAGAAATAGATGCACCTCCATTTAACATGACTGAAGAAGATCCAATTGCAGGTCTTAAATATGCTGCAATTGAAGTGCCTTCTGGAGTAAGAGGACGTATGTCTTTATTTGGTCCTATAATAGAAGAAGCAGAAGCAGCAATTATAATGAATGAAGCACCATTTGGATTTGGATGTGTGGGTTGTGCAAGATCTTCTGAACTAACAGTATTTTCTTTAAGAAGAAGAAATATACCTATTCTTGAACTAGATTATCCAACTTCACGTGATGCTACAGTTGAAATGGTTTATAAAATAAATACATTTTTAGATGAATTGAATGAAAAGGAGGCTAAATCTGATGATTAA
- the mtnA gene encoding S-methyl-5-thioribose-1-phosphate isomerase, with the protein METLYWKDNTLFLLDQTLLPHEIEFYECKTYHEVINAIKTMKVRGAPAIGVSAAYAMALAELAGVDLNKAGDEIKSARPTAINLFWAVDQVLKAVNDGKSAVDTAIMMEKEDIAINKKIGEYGNTVISDGDTILTHCNAGALACAGYGTALGVIRAAHDADKNIDVICDETRPVLQGARLSVFEMQEENIPVRLIVDGAAGHMMQKGEVDKVVIGADRVAKGGVANKIGSLMVALAAKRYDIPFYVAAPISTFDFENEIFDTTIEERNSDEVLKINGGYISRKDTNVENPAFDIVESDLITGIITEEGIKKPL; encoded by the coding sequence ATAGAAACATTATATTGGAAAGATAATACATTATTTTTATTAGATCAAACATTACTTCCGCATGAAATAGAATTTTATGAATGTAAAACATATCATGAAGTAATTAATGCAATTAAAACAATGAAAGTAAGAGGTGCTCCTGCAATTGGAGTTTCAGCAGCATATGCAATGGCACTTGCAGAGTTAGCTGGAGTTGATTTAAACAAAGCAGGGGATGAAATTAAATCTGCAAGACCAACAGCAATAAACTTATTTTGGGCAGTAGATCAGGTTTTAAAAGCAGTAAATGATGGAAAATCTGCTGTTGATACGGCAATTATGATGGAAAAAGAAGATATTGCAATTAATAAAAAAATAGGTGAATATGGAAATACTGTGATTAGTGATGGTGATACAATACTTACTCATTGTAATGCAGGAGCATTAGCATGTGCGGGTTATGGAACTGCATTAGGTGTGATAAGAGCTGCACATGACGCTGATAAAAATATTGATGTAATTTGTGATGAAACACGTCCGGTACTACAAGGTGCTAGGTTAAGTGTATTTGAGATGCAAGAAGAAAATATTCCTGTACGATTAATTGTTGATGGAGCAGCAGGACATATGATGCAAAAAGGTGAAGTTGATAAAGTAGTTATTGGAGCAGATAGAGTTGCAAAAGGTGGAGTTGCAAATAAGATAGGTTCACTTATGGTTGCATTAGCTGCTAAACGTTACGACATACCATTTTATGTGGCAGCACCAATAAGTACATTTGATTTTGAAAATGAAATATTTGACACAACAATAGAAGAGAGAAATTCTGATGAGGTATTAAAAATTAATGGTGGTTATATTTCTAGAAAAGATACAAATGTAGAAAATCCTGCATTTGATATTGTAGAGTCAGATTTAATTACTGGAATAATAACTGAAGAAGGTATAAAAAAACCATTATAA
- a CDS encoding methanogenesis marker 15 protein, translating to MIKIAQLSCGTEYSGIQKEIEKAAEMFGAEMVLPDVNLDDINEAYEKFGLSCASSSLKLMIARAMSLVEGKNDADAVFICTCFRCAEGAIARNEVRRLIQNNTNLPVVTYSFTEKTKASELFIRMEALTTVVSRKSILAREKQEGLTLGIDSGSTTTKVALMENDEVIGTGWVPTGDILGCANDAINQALEGTCYKLDDVEAIGTTGYGRITIGKQMGAKLIQEEISVNSKGAVYLAGAQRGEATVLDIGGMDNKVITVNNGIPDNFTMGGICAGASGRFLDMTSGRLNVDITELGPLAQKGNYKNAVLNSYCIVFGIQDLVTSLAGGAKKEDAADAACHSVAEQVYEQQLQEIDVREPLIQVGGTSLITGLVDAVQDILGGIEIIVPEYSQYIGAVGAAMLVSGLKDTDIDDSKKF from the coding sequence ATGATTAAAATAGCTCAATTATCATGTGGTACAGAATATAGTGGGATTCAAAAAGAAATAGAAAAAGCTGCAGAAATGTTTGGAGCAGAAATGGTTCTTCCCGATGTAAATCTTGATGATATAAATGAAGCATATGAGAAATTTGGTTTAAGTTGTGCAAGTTCAAGTCTTAAATTAATGATTGCAAGGGCAATGTCTTTAGTAGAAGGAAAAAATGATGCAGATGCTGTATTTATATGTACTTGTTTTAGATGTGCAGAAGGGGCTATAGCAAGAAATGAAGTACGTAGATTAATTCAAAATAATACAAATTTACCTGTAGTAACATATTCATTCACAGAAAAAACAAAAGCTTCAGAATTATTCATACGTATGGAAGCATTAACTACTGTAGTTTCAAGAAAAAGTATTCTTGCACGTGAAAAACAAGAAGGTCTTACTTTAGGTATAGATAGTGGTTCCACCACGACAAAAGTAGCATTAATGGAAAATGATGAAGTAATTGGAACAGGATGGGTACCAACAGGAGATATTCTAGGTTGTGCAAATGATGCTATTAATCAAGCATTGGAAGGTACATGTTATAAATTAGATGATGTTGAAGCTATTGGTACAACAGGTTATGGTCGTATTACTATTGGTAAACAAATGGGTGCAAAACTTATTCAAGAAGAAATATCTGTAAATAGTAAAGGTGCAGTTTATCTTGCAGGAGCACAGAGAGGTGAAGCAACAGTACTGGATATTGGAGGTATGGATAATAAGGTAATTACAGTAAATAATGGTATACCTGATAACTTTACTATGGGTGGTATCTGTGCAGGAGCATCTGGTCGTTTCTTAGATATGACTAGTGGAAGATTAAATGTGGATATTACAGAACTAGGACCTCTAGCACAAAAAGGTAACTATAAAAATGCAGTATTAAACAGTTATTGTATTGTATTTGGTATTCAAGACTTAGTAACATCTCTTGCAGGTGGAGCTAAAAAAGAGGATGCTGCAGATGCTGCATGTCATTCAGTAGCAGAACAAGTATATGAACAACAATTACAGGAAATTGATGTTCGTGAACCATTAATTCAGGTAGGTGGTACTTCTCTTATCACAGGTTTAGTCGATGCAGTTCAAGATATTCTTGGAGGTATTGAGATTATTGTACCTGAATATTCACAGTATATTGGAGCAGTAGGTGCTGCAATGCTTGTATCTGGACTTAAAGATACTGATATTGATGATAGTAAAAAATTCTAA
- a CDS encoding methanogenesis marker 17 protein, producing the protein MYVECYDEVGAQVYDTLLRHTLQDLKLARAISAIKIFIEPREPIFIGVVKLEKASTPIYLNDIASYKLEENVLKITVENEDYTPNLLRALWEKEGRINVTQPDRYKIEVENPTIDAEKLMIHNPSQELKRKVYDALFRIIPEGFRMTRNASEGNLISIMCSDEIIDEKWNKKFNEVIEEVKNQ; encoded by the coding sequence ATGTATGTAGAATGTTATGATGAAGTAGGTGCTCAAGTATATGATACACTACTTAGACATACACTTCAAGATTTAAAATTAGCAAGAGCAATTAGTGCTATAAAAATATTCATAGAACCTCGTGAACCCATATTTATAGGAGTAGTTAAACTAGAAAAAGCATCCACACCAATATATCTTAATGATATAGCTTCCTATAAATTAGAGGAGAATGTTTTGAAAATAACAGTTGAAAATGAGGATTATACTCCAAATCTATTAAGAGCATTATGGGAAAAGGAAGGACGAATTAATGTAACTCAACCTGATAGATATAAAATTGAAGTAGAAAATCCAACAATAGATGCTGAAAAATTAATGATTCATAATCCATCACAAGAATTAAAACGAAAAGTTTATGATGCATTATTTAGAATAATACCTGAAGGATTTCGTATGACACGTAATGCAAGTGAAGGAAATCTGATTAGTATTATGTGTAGTGATGAAATAATTGATGAAAAATGGAATAAGAAATTTAATGAAGTAATAGAAGAAGTTAAAAATCAATAA
- a CDS encoding methanogenesis marker 6 protein: protein MLKNDKDIDTEFCHIPMGDGTYHDSNQKGKITRMIILGPGCAVSSKELLNFLHLLELPINIRLTCYGANLNGTPEHVMEAVQKARAIDPSHIFIKFRGFPPGDPRRCRAKRGGAREGFHQIEAEYKLLQDVSYALEHPKHIDITVPEKISVDEFIEVVNSVDAETNKK, encoded by the coding sequence ATGTTAAAGAACGATAAAGATATTGATACAGAATTTTGTCATATTCCTATGGGTGATGGAACATATCATGATTCTAATCAAAAAGGTAAAATTACACGTATGATAATTTTAGGTCCTGGATGTGCAGTAAGTTCAAAAGAATTACTGAATTTCTTACATTTATTAGAATTACCAATAAATATTCGTTTAACCTGTTATGGTGCTAATTTGAATGGAACTCCTGAACATGTTATGGAAGCAGTTCAAAAAGCAAGAGCTATTGATCCATCACATATATTCATAAAATTTAGGGGATTTCCTCCAGGTGATCCAAGAAGATGTAGAGCAAAAAGAGGAGGGGCTCGTGAAGGATTCCATCAAATTGAAGCAGAATATAAGTTATTACAAGATGTAAGTTATGCTTTAGAACATCCTAAACATATTGATATAACAGTACCTGAGAAAATTTCAGTAGATGAATTTATAGAAGTAGTAAATTCAGTGGATGCTGAAACTAATAAGAAATAA
- a CDS encoding PRC-barrel domain-containing protein, protein MRLLNELIGKEVLDNSASIMGKIKDVELDTSTNRLESLIVTKGGISESIGISKNEIIVPFEMINRIGDKIILKQAINDAELVIEELENEL, encoded by the coding sequence ATGCGTTTATTAAATGAATTAATTGGGAAAGAAGTATTAGACAATTCAGCATCAATAATGGGTAAAATTAAAGATGTAGAACTGGATACATCAACCAATAGACTTGAATCACTTATTGTTACAAAAGGTGGAATAAGTGAAAGTATTGGTATATCAAAAAATGAAATTATCGTTCCATTTGAAATGATAAACCGTATTGGTGATAAAATAATCCTCAAACAAGCAATAAACGATGCAGAATTAGTAATTGAAGAATTAGAAAATGAATTATAA
- a CDS encoding methanogenesis marker 3 protein translates to MQVKINNVEMDIPIGSTVEDAIKLSKAPYITGSAIALIEGREELESHVNKYSIETTGGNIIIELVDTANMLTDFWKNNYKKFIGTAIRWTTSHEVAIGSIVSDLEPTNEEHLYNRGDVIISLSSFSNESTHIIISKVKHEGIYGVPNQNKGVFATVVGGKRNIIKLKNTDEVLDIHPVIERKSIIKSAAVTDFNTELKQGNELYTYIEVEANPEAPISFEHFLKIIEDGTLHVDYESESFIGNNTLKGLEKDTELIEKRKRGVVTLRNQGAGVGRVYIYREDRVSVPTHNIIGHVTRGIQILDTVNEHDKITIVTNPEKISTVALTQKEADDYLDKLGIEHERDGLTDDDAIIVAQDPLYTIDVHKENKLKTLGVPKEDFVEIELYPEESPSSVWYFRKISGLLNGDVGHLQVNMAIKEMNILMFKAVNKEAKGLIPEKLPDGKVQAWEICVSNTACKHVGNIGIRFIDNTEFGPTGESFSSTNIIGRVVGGFDNLKAFKEGDTVYVKER, encoded by the coding sequence ATGCAAGTTAAAATCAATAATGTGGAAATGGATATACCTATAGGATCAACTGTGGAAGATGCTATAAAACTGTCCAAAGCACCTTATATTACTGGTTCGGCTATTGCTTTAATTGAAGGGCGAGAAGAGCTTGAAAGTCATGTAAATAAGTACAGTATTGAAACTACGGGTGGTAATATAATTATTGAATTAGTTGATACTGCAAATATGTTAACTGATTTCTGGAAGAATAATTATAAAAAATTCATAGGAACAGCTATAAGGTGGACAACATCTCATGAGGTAGCTATAGGTTCAATAGTATCTGATTTAGAACCTACTAATGAGGAACATCTTTATAATAGGGGAGATGTGATAATCAGTTTATCTAGTTTTTCTAATGAATCTACACATATTATCATTTCTAAAGTTAAACATGAAGGTATATATGGAGTACCTAATCAAAATAAGGGTGTTTTTGCTACAGTAGTGGGTGGTAAACGAAATATAATAAAACTCAAAAATACTGATGAAGTTTTAGATATTCATCCAGTCATAGAAAGAAAGAGTATAATAAAAAGTGCAGCAGTCACGGATTTCAACACAGAATTAAAACAGGGAAATGAATTATACACTTACATTGAAGTTGAAGCAAACCCTGAAGCACCTATATCATTTGAACATTTTCTTAAAATAATTGAAGATGGAACATTACATGTAGATTATGAATCAGAAAGTTTCATAGGAAATAACACTTTAAAAGGTTTAGAAAAAGATACAGAACTAATTGAAAAAAGAAAAAGAGGTGTTGTAACACTAAGAAATCAGGGGGCTGGTGTAGGACGAGTATATATTTATAGAGAAGATCGTGTATCCGTACCAACACATAATATAATAGGTCATGTTACACGAGGTATTCAAATACTAGATACTGTAAATGAACATGATAAAATAACAATAGTAACAAATCCTGAAAAAATATCTACTGTTGCTCTTACACAAAAAGAAGCAGATGACTATCTTGATAAACTAGGTATTGAACATGAACGTGATGGTCTAACTGATGATGATGCAATTATTGTAGCACAAGATCCACTATACACTATAGATGTACATAAAGAAAATAAACTTAAAACTCTAGGAGTACCAAAAGAAGACTTTGTGGAAATAGAATTATATCCAGAAGAAAGTCCAAGTTCTGTATGGTACTTTAGGAAAATATCAGGCTTACTTAATGGTGATGTAGGACATCTACAAGTAAATATGGCTATTAAAGAAATGAATATATTAATGTTCAAAGCAGTAAATAAAGAAGCAAAAGGTTTAATTCCTGAAAAATTACCTGATGGAAAAGTACAAGCATGGGAAATTTGTGTAAGTAATACTGCATGTAAGCATGTTGGAAATATAGGTATACGATTTATAGACAACACAGAATTTGGTCCGACAGGTGAATCATTCAGTAGTACAAATATTATTGGAAGAGTAGTTGGTGGATTCGATAATCTTAAAGCATTTAAAGAAGGAGATACAGTCTATGTTAAAGAACGATAA
- a CDS encoding DUF2117 family protein — translation MSLKIGIIVHGPGIIDTGEAKRIIGILSNYGEVSCRLGGTMGRTAVIDANLEDIINIEDKLLPSQSIQLLSEDNDILFLLNYGKSTVTGHTFGYKVLNNVGKQVNLVQIERPGESDGIIIQWNKFSDINLIKRIAHDLKLPITNYDEVIDLVEDLTGYSRENNRIERKVAGVSPEENIMLNGIIIGKVTSNNLTIISENNQIIEMKGGIIKQHGLEKLGDVDLSKAIIKTGLLRKSENINPRIINHERKDKLKVMFLDHAAEDIYKYKDIDLLVTIGDDTTLLSSDILYRFSIPIIGITDGDLDKVVLKGFRHDDSLIIQVKSGYDDIIGNIIHELLFKSENYLIIDDMEEFKEKIISIINNQKISYKFVDKQLVD, via the coding sequence ATGAGTTTAAAAATTGGAATAATAGTTCATGGTCCTGGAATAATTGACACAGGAGAAGCAAAACGAATTATAGGTATTTTATCTAATTATGGTGAAGTTTCATGTAGACTTGGTGGAACAATGGGACGAACTGCTGTTATTGATGCTAATTTAGAAGACATAATTAATATTGAAGATAAATTACTACCAAGTCAATCTATACAATTATTGTCTGAAGACAATGATATTTTATTCTTACTAAATTATGGAAAATCCACAGTTACAGGTCATACATTTGGATATAAAGTATTAAATAATGTTGGTAAACAGGTTAATTTAGTACAAATAGAACGTCCTGGAGAAAGTGATGGTATTATAATTCAATGGAATAAATTCTCAGATATTAACTTAATAAAAAGGATTGCTCATGATTTAAAATTACCTATAACTAATTATGATGAAGTAATTGATTTAGTTGAAGATTTAACTGGTTATAGTAGAGAAAATAATAGAATTGAACGAAAAGTTGCAGGTGTATCCCCTGAGGAAAATATAATGTTAAATGGTATAATTATAGGGAAGGTTACATCAAATAATTTAACAATAATTTCAGAAAATAATCAAATTATAGAAATGAAAGGTGGAATTATTAAACAACATGGCTTAGAAAAATTAGGGGATGTTGATTTATCCAAGGCTATTATAAAAACAGGATTACTAAGAAAATCAGAAAATATAAATCCTAGAATTATAAATCATGAACGAAAAGATAAACTAAAAGTAATGTTCCTAGATCATGCAGCGGAAGATATTTACAAGTACAAAGACATTGATTTATTAGTTACAATAGGTGATGATACAACACTATTATCATCAGATATATTATATCGTTTTAGTATTCCTATTATTGGAATAACTGATGGTGACTTAGATAAAGTAGTGCTTAAAGGATTTAGACATGATGATTCTCTAATTATTCAAGTAAAATCGGGGTATGATGATATTATTGGTAATATAATTCATGAACTATTATTTAAATCAGAGAATTATTTAATCATAGATGATATGGAAGAATTTAAAGAAAAAATAATAAGTATCATAAATAATCAAAAAATATCTTATAAATTTGTAGATAAACAATTAGTGGATTAG
- a CDS encoding methanogenesis marker 2 protein, protein MDFNEIIESIRTFKGVTRKKSIADVREKLKDVYNVSGNVYLAFGDDAAAIDIGNNQLMLLATDGIWGSLMDINPWWSGYCSVLVNVNDIAAMGGLPMGMTNVLSSSNPEITAEIMDGIKEGVKKFGVPMVGGHTHPDTPYDALDVAISGIVDKEAVIPSCGAKTDDNIIVAIDLDGSIYPGTEINWDTTSDKSPKYVQDQIKVMNTIGKKQLVHAAKDISNPGIVGTLGMLLEASNMGAQIELEQIPRPDDIDWIRWFKMYPGSAFVLTAPEETTDKTISLLNKEHINAECVGKVIDNHKLAMSYKNNTKTVFDFNSEIIMGFTEDK, encoded by the coding sequence TTGGATTTTAATGAAATAATTGAATCAATAAGAACATTTAAGGGAGTAACACGTAAAAAATCAATAGCAGATGTACGCGAGAAATTAAAAGATGTATATAATGTTTCAGGTAATGTCTATTTAGCATTTGGTGATGATGCAGCCGCTATAGATATAGGGAATAATCAATTAATGTTACTGGCAACTGATGGTATATGGGGCTCATTAATGGATATAAATCCATGGTGGTCTGGATATTGTTCTGTACTAGTAAATGTTAATGATATAGCAGCAATGGGTGGACTTCCAATGGGAATGACTAATGTTTTATCATCATCCAATCCAGAAATAACAGCAGAAATAATGGATGGAATAAAAGAAGGTGTGAAAAAATTTGGAGTACCTATGGTTGGAGGACATACTCATCCAGACACACCGTATGATGCATTAGATGTAGCAATAAGTGGGATTGTGGATAAAGAAGCAGTTATACCAAGTTGTGGTGCAAAAACAGATGATAATATTATAGTAGCAATAGACTTGGATGGTAGTATATATCCAGGAACAGAAATAAATTGGGATACAACAAGTGATAAATCACCAAAATATGTTCAGGATCAAATAAAAGTAATGAATACAATTGGTAAAAAACAATTAGTTCATGCTGCAAAGGATATTAGTAATCCTGGAATTGTAGGAACACTAGGAATGTTACTTGAAGCATCTAATATGGGTGCTCAAATAGAATTAGAACAAATTCCTCGACCTGATGATATTGACTGGATTAGGTGGTTTAAAATGTATCCTGGAAGTGCATTTGTATTAACAGCACCTGAAGAAACCACTGATAAAACTATTAGTTTATTGAATAAAGAACATATCAATGCAGAATGTGTTGGAAAAGTAATAGATAATCATAAATTAGCAATGTCTTATAAAAACAATACTAAAACTGTATTTGATTTTAATTCTGAAATAATCATGGGATTTACAGAAGACAAATAA
- a CDS encoding radical SAM protein, whose translation MNDEKKSHFAHVTQAHPCFNEKIHDKVGRIHIPIAPNCNIQCGFCTRKFNNTENRPGVTSCIMSIDEAINHIRNTTNEIPISVVGVAGPGDSLCNEETLELFSRIKEEFPDLILCMSTNGLLVPKYAKKISEVGVKTVTITINAVDLDIGAEIYDNIEYEGKIYHGKEGFKILLENQLKGIEMLSQLGVIVKVNSVLIPGVNDEHIVDIAKTVKSRGASIMNVLPLIPLNKFKNLEKPGCGMLSDVREQVEEYLPVFRACTQCRADAFGIPGKKEQDFSLELIPNSHY comes from the coding sequence GTGAATGATGAAAAAAAGAGTCATTTTGCGCATGTAACACAAGCACATCCCTGCTTCAATGAAAAAATACATGATAAAGTAGGTAGGATTCATATTCCAATTGCCCCTAATTGTAATATTCAATGTGGTTTCTGTACAAGAAAATTTAACAATACAGAAAATAGGCCAGGAGTAACATCATGTATTATGTCTATAGATGAAGCTATAAATCATATAAGAAATACCACAAATGAAATTCCCATAAGTGTTGTTGGTGTTGCAGGACCTGGAGATTCATTATGTAATGAAGAAACACTAGAATTATTTTCACGAATTAAAGAAGAATTTCCTGATTTAATATTATGTATGAGTACAAATGGATTGCTTGTACCAAAATATGCAAAAAAAATTTCAGAAGTAGGTGTTAAAACAGTAACAATAACTATAAATGCTGTTGATTTAGATATTGGTGCAGAAATTTATGATAATATAGAATATGAAGGTAAAATATATCATGGCAAGGAAGGTTTCAAAATACTTCTTGAAAATCAATTAAAAGGTATTGAAATGTTATCACAGTTAGGTGTAATTGTTAAAGTTAATAGTGTATTAATACCTGGAGTAAATGATGAACACATAGTAGACATAGCAAAAACTGTTAAAAGTAGAGGAGCATCTATTATGAATGTTTTACCATTAATACCATTAAATAAATTTAAGAATCTTGAAAAACCTGGCTGTGGTATGTTAAGTGATGTTCGTGAACAAGTTGAAGAATATCTTCCAGTATTCAGAGCTTGCACACAATGTAGAGCAGATGCATTTGGTATACCTGGTAAAAAAGAACAAGATTTTTCACTAGAATTAATACCTAATAGTCATTATTAA